In one Magallana gigas chromosome 7, xbMagGiga1.1, whole genome shotgun sequence genomic region, the following are encoded:
- the LOC105345953 gene encoding bifunctional arginine demethylase and lysyl-hydroxylase JMJD6 isoform X1: MMSVCEQEEAAEMISEWPVIEQEVHVPVKKSSNSVPLTKRKHKVEEENGVQSFKTKRAHTLCTSNLEEPLVKVAVAKWWRRQPQEVKNHYTDNLPFSENSDTVLAGIMRLEITQSFMLSEVTRLKDIIKINGPSSDVQAALGSFFEKLRDFDSAKHHLEKAVLLNSDNPDSEHKWLLGRVSKQVKVQRDQRSALHSLPSSSNLSMPVYQKVDRVSAEDLTSERFYEEYSSKQRPVIITGLRVTGSPMSPQDIKTHAGDCVVTLKHSVQNSCEWARLENKEKITVSDYIDRIEGLDDESQLDRNASPGYLFDWSLPIHCPRLVEKIRIPRYFAGDFLQRTSEGSLYRDSWPSLFVAPAGLCSELHVDAFGSNFWMAVFQGSKRWVFFPQSDLPYLYPQYPNSMDPVFEADIRNPNLENQPLLHLTHPSECILSEGEVLFVPAGCPHRVENLTKSVAISANFVDLSNWDNVLEELELNALVDPRSQDLLQQFTSLTFDKKMKFYNSEIPWSEFKS; encoded by the exons ATGATGAGTGTTTGTGAACAGGAAGAAGCTGCTGAGATGATTTCAGAATGGCCTGTGATTGAACAAGAAGTTCATGTACCCG TGAAGAAATCAAGTAACTCTGTACCTTTGACAAAAAGGAAACACAAGGTAGAGGAGGAGAATGGTGTTCAGtcttttaaaacaaagagaGCACATACTTTATGTACTAGTAACTTGGAGGAACCATTAGTGAAGGTAGCTGTGGCAAAATGGTGGAGGAGACAGCCTCAGGAAGTGAAAAATCATTACACAGATAACCTACCTTTTAGTGAAAATTCTGATACTGTGCTTGCAGGAATTATGAG aCTAGAGATAACACAGTCCTTCATGCTGTCAGAGGTAACAAGACTAAAGGACATTATAAAGATTAATGGCCCTAGCTCCGATGTCCAGGCAGCTCTTGGCTCGTTTTTTGAGAAACTCAGAGACTTTGATTCTGCCAAACACCATCTTGAAAAGGCTGTTTTACTGAATAGTGATAATCcag ATTCTGAACACAAATGGCTTCTAGGGAGAGTCAGCAAGCAGGTCAAAGTTCAGAGAGACCAAAGGTCAGCCTTGCACAGTCTTCCTTCATCGTCCAATTTGTCCATGCCAGTATATCAGAAA GTGGACAGAGTGTCGGCTGAGGACCTGACCTCAGAGAGGTTTTATGAGGAGTATTCCTCCAAACAGAGGCCAGTCATCATCACCGGCCTCAGAGTCACTGGCTCCCCCATGTCTCCACAGGACATCAAAACACACGCAG GAGACTGTGTTGTAACCTTAAAACATTCAGTACAGAACTCTTGTGAATGGGCACGGctagaaaacaaagaaaagatAACTGTGTCAGATTATATCGACCGGATAGAGGGCTTAGATGACGAAAGTCAATTGGACAGAAACGCAAGTCCAGGATACTTGTTTGATTGGAGCCTCCCAATCCACTGCCCTAGGCTCGTGGAGAAGATAAGGATACCAAGGTATTTTGCTG GTGACTTTCTTCAGAGGACCAGCGAGGGGTCATTGTACAGAGACAGCTGGCCCAGTCTGTTTGTTGCCCCTGCAGGCCTCTGTAGTGAACTCCATGTGGACGCTTTTGGATCCAACTTTTGGATGGCGGTGTTTCAGGGCTCTAAAAG ATGGGTGTTCTTCCCACAATCTGATCTTCCCTACCTCTACCCCCAGTACCCAAACAGTATGGATCCCGTGTTTGAGGCAGACATCAGGAATCCTAATCTTGAAAATCAGCCATTGCTACACCTAACTCACCCCTCAGAGTGCATTCTTAGTGAAG GAGAAGTTTTGTTTGTACCAGCGGGCTGCCCACACAGAGTGGAGAACCTGACAAAGAGTGTTGCCATCTCTGCCAATTTTGTTGACTTATCAAACTGGGACAATGTTCTAGAAGAACTTGAATTGAATGCCCTTGTAGACCCTAGATCCCAGGATTTGTTGCAGCAGTTCACATCACTtacatttgacaaaaaaatgaaattctacaATAGTGAAATCCCATGGTCAGAATTTAAAAGCTGA
- the LOC105345953 gene encoding bifunctional arginine demethylase and lysyl-hydroxylase JMJD6-B isoform X2: protein MLSEVTRLKDIIKINGPSSDVQAALGSFFEKLRDFDSAKHHLEKAVLLNSDNPDSEHKWLLGRVSKQVKVQRDQRSALHSLPSSSNLSMPVYQKVDRVSAEDLTSERFYEEYSSKQRPVIITGLRVTGSPMSPQDIKTHAGDCVVTLKHSVQNSCEWARLENKEKITVSDYIDRIEGLDDESQLDRNASPGYLFDWSLPIHCPRLVEKIRIPRYFAGDFLQRTSEGSLYRDSWPSLFVAPAGLCSELHVDAFGSNFWMAVFQGSKRWVFFPQSDLPYLYPQYPNSMDPVFEADIRNPNLENQPLLHLTHPSECILSEGEVLFVPAGCPHRVENLTKSVAISANFVDLSNWDNVLEELELNALVDPRSQDLLQQFTSLTFDKKMKFYNSEIPWSEFKS, encoded by the exons ATGCTGTCAGAGGTAACAAGACTAAAGGACATTATAAAGATTAATGGCCCTAGCTCCGATGTCCAGGCAGCTCTTGGCTCGTTTTTTGAGAAACTCAGAGACTTTGATTCTGCCAAACACCATCTTGAAAAGGCTGTTTTACTGAATAGTGATAATCcag ATTCTGAACACAAATGGCTTCTAGGGAGAGTCAGCAAGCAGGTCAAAGTTCAGAGAGACCAAAGGTCAGCCTTGCACAGTCTTCCTTCATCGTCCAATTTGTCCATGCCAGTATATCAGAAA GTGGACAGAGTGTCGGCTGAGGACCTGACCTCAGAGAGGTTTTATGAGGAGTATTCCTCCAAACAGAGGCCAGTCATCATCACCGGCCTCAGAGTCACTGGCTCCCCCATGTCTCCACAGGACATCAAAACACACGCAG GAGACTGTGTTGTAACCTTAAAACATTCAGTACAGAACTCTTGTGAATGGGCACGGctagaaaacaaagaaaagatAACTGTGTCAGATTATATCGACCGGATAGAGGGCTTAGATGACGAAAGTCAATTGGACAGAAACGCAAGTCCAGGATACTTGTTTGATTGGAGCCTCCCAATCCACTGCCCTAGGCTCGTGGAGAAGATAAGGATACCAAGGTATTTTGCTG GTGACTTTCTTCAGAGGACCAGCGAGGGGTCATTGTACAGAGACAGCTGGCCCAGTCTGTTTGTTGCCCCTGCAGGCCTCTGTAGTGAACTCCATGTGGACGCTTTTGGATCCAACTTTTGGATGGCGGTGTTTCAGGGCTCTAAAAG ATGGGTGTTCTTCCCACAATCTGATCTTCCCTACCTCTACCCCCAGTACCCAAACAGTATGGATCCCGTGTTTGAGGCAGACATCAGGAATCCTAATCTTGAAAATCAGCCATTGCTACACCTAACTCACCCCTCAGAGTGCATTCTTAGTGAAG GAGAAGTTTTGTTTGTACCAGCGGGCTGCCCACACAGAGTGGAGAACCTGACAAAGAGTGTTGCCATCTCTGCCAATTTTGTTGACTTATCAAACTGGGACAATGTTCTAGAAGAACTTGAATTGAATGCCCTTGTAGACCCTAGATCCCAGGATTTGTTGCAGCAGTTCACATCACTtacatttgacaaaaaaatgaaattctacaATAGTGAAATCCCATGGTCAGAATTTAAAAGCTGA